A genome region from Pseudomonas sp. S06B 330 includes the following:
- the rpsN gene encoding 30S ribosomal protein S14: MAKKSMKNRELKRQLTVAKYAKKRAELKATIVNLEATPEERFAAVVALQKQPRDASASRLRNRCRITGRPHGVYRKFGLGRNKLREAAMRGDVPGLVKASW, from the coding sequence ATGGCCAAGAAGAGCATGAAAAACCGTGAGCTGAAGCGTCAGCTCACTGTTGCCAAGTACGCCAAGAAGCGTGCCGAGCTGAAAGCGACCATCGTAAATCTGGAAGCAACTCCAGAAGAGCGTTTTGCCGCTGTCGTAGCTCTGCAGAAGCAGCCACGTGACGCTAGCGCTTCGCGCCTGCGTAACCGCTGCCGCATCACCGGTCGTCCACACGGCGTTTACCGCAAGTTCGGCCTCGGCCGTAACAAGCTGCGTGAAGCAGCAATGCGCGGTGACGTTCCAGGTCTGGTTAAAGCCAGCTGGTAA
- the rpsH gene encoding 30S ribosomal protein S8 — protein MSMQDPLADMLTRIRNAQMAEKSVVSMPSSTLKVAVAKVLKDEGYIAGYQVSSEVKPSLSIELKYFEGRPVIEEVKRVSRPGLRQYKSVEDLPKVRGGLGVSIVSTNKGVMTDRAARAAGVGGEVLCTVF, from the coding sequence ATGAGTATGCAGGACCCGTTAGCGGACATGCTAACTCGCATCCGTAATGCCCAGATGGCTGAAAAGTCCGTCGTAAGCATGCCTTCGTCGACTCTGAAGGTTGCGGTAGCCAAAGTTCTGAAAGACGAAGGTTACATCGCTGGCTATCAGGTCAGCAGCGAAGTAAAACCATCGCTTTCCATCGAGCTGAAATACTTCGAAGGCCGTCCGGTCATCGAGGAAGTCAAGCGCGTAAGTCGTCCAGGCCTGCGTCAGTACAAGTCCGTCGAAGATCTGCCGAAAGTACGTGGCGGTCTGGGCGTGTCTATCGTCTCCACCAACAAAGGTGTGATGACGGATCGTGCTGCGCGCGCTGCCGGTGTCGGCGGCGAAGTTCTCTGCACAGTGTTCTAA
- the rplF gene encoding 50S ribosomal protein L6 encodes MSRVAKNPVKLPAGVEVKFVGQQLSVKGAKGTLELNVHSSVEVVEEAGELRFAARNGDQQTRAMAGTTRALVNNMVQGVSQGFERKLQLVGVGYKAQAKGTVLNLALGFSHPVDYELPAGITAETPSQTDILIKGIDKQLVGQVAAEIRDFRPPEPYKGKGVRYADEVVRRKEAKKK; translated from the coding sequence ATGTCTCGCGTCGCTAAGAACCCCGTTAAGCTGCCGGCTGGTGTCGAAGTCAAATTCGTCGGCCAACAGCTTTCGGTGAAGGGTGCCAAGGGCACTCTCGAACTGAACGTTCACTCGTCAGTAGAAGTCGTTGAAGAAGCCGGTGAGCTGCGTTTCGCTGCTCGCAATGGCGATCAACAAACTCGCGCTATGGCCGGTACCACCCGCGCCCTGGTTAACAACATGGTCCAAGGCGTAAGCCAAGGCTTCGAGCGTAAGCTCCAGCTGGTCGGTGTTGGTTACAAAGCACAAGCCAAAGGCACCGTGCTGAACCTGGCGCTCGGCTTCTCGCATCCAGTGGATTACGAACTGCCGGCCGGTATCACCGCTGAGACCCCAAGCCAGACCGATATCCTGATCAAGGGTATCGACAAGCAGCTGGTAGGTCAGGTGGCCGCTGAAATCCGCGACTTCCGTCCACCAGAGCCGTACAAAGGCAAGGGTGTGCGTTACGCGGACGAAGTCGTCCGTCGTAAAGAAGCCAAGAAGAAGTAG
- the rplR gene encoding 50S ribosomal protein L18: MTDKKVTRLRRARKARLKMHELEVVRLCVFRSSQHIYAQVLSADGSKVLASASTLDKELRDGATGNIDAATKVGKLVAERAKAAGVSQVAFDRSGFKYHGRVKALADAAREGGLEF; this comes from the coding sequence ATGACCGACAAAAAAGTTACTCGACTGCGTCGCGCTCGCAAAGCACGCCTGAAAATGCACGAACTCGAAGTCGTGCGTCTCTGCGTGTTCCGCTCCTCGCAGCACATCTATGCCCAGGTCCTTTCGGCCGACGGCAGCAAAGTCCTGGCCAGCGCCTCGACTTTGGACAAAGAACTGCGTGATGGCGCCACCGGCAACATCGACGCGGCCACTAAGGTTGGCAAGCTGGTAGCTGAGCGCGCGAAAGCCGCCGGTGTATCTCAAGTTGCCTTTGACCGTTCCGGCTTCAAGTACCACGGCCGCGTCAAGGCGCTGGCTGATGCTGCTCGTGAAGGCGGGCTGGAGTTCTAA
- the rpsE gene encoding 30S ribosomal protein S5, with the protein MANNDQKRDEGYIEKLVQVNRVAKTVKGGRIFTFTALTVVGDGKGRVGFGRGKSREVPAAIQKAMEAARRNMIQVDLNGTTLQYATKSAHGASKVYMQPASEGTGIIAGGAMRAVLEVAGVQNVLAKCYGSTNPVNVVHATFKGLKAMQSPESIAAKRGKSVEEIR; encoded by the coding sequence ATGGCAAATAACGATCAAAAGCGCGACGAAGGCTACATCGAGAAGCTGGTTCAAGTTAACCGCGTTGCCAAAACCGTAAAAGGCGGCCGTATCTTCACTTTCACCGCGTTGACCGTGGTTGGTGATGGTAAAGGTCGTGTTGGTTTCGGCCGTGGCAAGTCGCGTGAAGTACCTGCTGCGATCCAGAAGGCTATGGAAGCTGCTCGCCGCAACATGATTCAGGTTGACCTGAACGGCACCACTCTGCAGTACGCTACCAAGTCCGCCCATGGCGCGTCGAAGGTGTACATGCAGCCTGCCTCTGAAGGTACCGGTATCATCGCCGGTGGCGCCATGCGTGCCGTCCTGGAAGTTGCTGGCGTTCAGAACGTCCTGGCCAAGTGCTACGGCTCGACTAACCCTGTAAACGTGGTTCACGCCACTTTCAAGGGTCTGAAAGCTATGCAATCTCCTGAGTCCATTGCTGCCAAGCGCGGCAAGAGCGTTGAGGAGATCCGTTGA
- the rpmD gene encoding 50S ribosomal protein L30 translates to MATVKVTLIKSTAGRLPNHKLCVKGLGLRRIGHTVEVLDTPENRGMINKAYYMLRVEG, encoded by the coding sequence ATGGCTACCGTTAAAGTAACGCTGATCAAAAGCACCGCCGGCCGTCTCCCTAACCACAAACTGTGTGTTAAGGGTCTGGGTCTGCGCCGCATCGGTCACACTGTAGAAGTCCTGGATACTCCCGAGAACCGCGGGATGATCAACAAGGCTTACTACATGCTGCGCGTCGAGGGTTAA
- the rplO gene encoding 50S ribosomal protein L15 produces the protein MKLNDLSPAPGSRREKHRPGRGIGSGLGKTGGRGHKGQTSRSGGTIAPGFEGGQQPLHRRLPKFGFVSLKAMDRAEVRLSELAKVEGDVVTVQSLKDANVINQNVQRVKIMLSGEVTRAVTIKGIAATKGARAAIEAAGGKFEE, from the coding sequence ATGAAACTCAATGATCTGAGTCCAGCGCCGGGTTCCCGTCGCGAGAAGCATCGTCCGGGTCGTGGTATCGGTAGTGGTTTGGGTAAGACTGGTGGCCGTGGTCACAAAGGTCAAACCTCCCGCTCCGGTGGCACCATCGCTCCAGGCTTTGAAGGCGGTCAACAGCCGCTGCACCGTCGTCTGCCGAAATTCGGCTTCGTTTCCCTGAAAGCCATGGACCGCGCAGAAGTGCGTCTGTCCGAGCTGGCCAAAGTGGAAGGCGACGTTGTCACCGTGCAATCCCTGAAGGATGCCAACGTGATTAACCAGAACGTACAGCGTGTGAAAATCATGCTGTCGGGCGAAGTTACTCGCGCAGTCACCATCAAGGGTATCGCAGCCACCAAAGGTGCGCGTGCGGCTATCGAAGCAGCTGGCGGCAAGTTCGAGGAATAA
- the secY gene encoding preprotein translocase subunit SecY: protein MAKQGALSSLGKGGMSELWARLRFLFLAIIVYRIGAHIPVPGINPDRLAELFRQNEGTILSLFNMFSGGALERMSIFALGIMPYISASIIMQLMTAVSPQLEQLKKEGEAGRRKISQYTRYGTVILALVQAIGMSIGLAGQGVAFSADFGFHFVAVSTFVAGAMFMMWLGEQITERGVGNGISMLIFAGIVAGLPRAIGQSFESARTGDINIFALVAIGLLAVAIIGFVVFIERGQRRIAVHYAKRQQGRKVFAAQTSHLPLKVNMAGVIPAIFASSILLFPASLGAWFGQSEGMGWLQDISQSIAPGQPLNILLFSAGIIFFCFFYTALMFNPKDVAENLKKSGAFIPGIRPGEQSARYIDGVLTRLTMFGALYMTAVCLLPQFLVVAANVPFYLGGTSLLIVVVVVMDFMSQVQSHLVSHQYESLMKKANLKGYGGSGLLR, encoded by the coding sequence ATGGCTAAGCAAGGTGCTCTCTCTTCGCTCGGCAAAGGCGGGATGTCTGAACTTTGGGCTCGTCTGCGTTTTCTGTTCCTGGCGATCATCGTCTATCGGATAGGCGCACACATCCCAGTTCCAGGTATCAACCCGGACCGGCTGGCGGAACTGTTTCGACAGAATGAGGGGACCATTCTTAGCTTGTTCAACATGTTTTCCGGCGGCGCGCTGGAACGGATGAGCATCTTTGCACTGGGGATCATGCCGTACATTTCGGCATCGATCATCATGCAACTGATGACCGCCGTCAGCCCGCAGCTGGAGCAGTTGAAGAAGGAAGGTGAAGCTGGCCGTCGTAAGATCAGCCAGTACACCCGCTACGGCACCGTAATCCTGGCGCTGGTCCAGGCCATTGGCATGTCCATTGGCCTGGCCGGTCAGGGCGTGGCGTTTTCTGCTGACTTTGGCTTCCATTTCGTTGCGGTGTCCACATTTGTGGCTGGCGCAATGTTCATGATGTGGCTGGGTGAGCAGATCACGGAGCGCGGTGTAGGCAACGGTATCTCGATGTTGATCTTCGCAGGTATCGTCGCCGGTCTTCCGAGAGCAATCGGGCAGTCTTTCGAGTCTGCACGTACGGGCGATATCAACATTTTCGCTCTGGTCGCTATCGGTTTGCTGGCAGTAGCGATTATCGGTTTTGTGGTGTTCATTGAGCGTGGTCAGCGTCGTATCGCCGTTCACTACGCCAAGCGTCAGCAGGGCCGCAAGGTCTTTGCTGCGCAGACCAGCCACTTGCCGCTGAAAGTGAACATGGCGGGCGTTATTCCTGCCATTTTCGCGAGCAGCATCTTGCTGTTCCCGGCTTCGCTGGGTGCCTGGTTCGGTCAGTCCGAAGGTATGGGCTGGTTGCAGGACATCTCGCAGTCGATCGCTCCTGGTCAGCCGTTGAATATTCTGCTGTTTAGTGCAGGGATTATTTTCTTCTGCTTCTTCTATACGGCGTTGATGTTCAATCCGAAAGACGTAGCGGAGAACCTGAAGAAGTCCGGTGCCTTTATTCCGGGCATCCGTCCAGGTGAGCAGTCTGCACGCTATATTGATGGCGTTCTGACCCGCTTGACCATGTTCGGTGCTCTTTATATGACGGCCGTCTGTCTGCTTCCCCAGTTCCTGGTGGTTGCGGCAAACGTTCCGTTCTACCTTGGCGGGACCTCGTTGCTGATTGTGGTAGTGGTTGTGATGGACTTCATGTCCCAAGTACAATCGCACCTCGTTTCGCACCAGTACGAATCCCTGATGAAGAAAGCCAACCTGAAAGGCTACGGTGGCAGCGGTTTGCTGCGCTGA
- the rpmJ gene encoding 50S ribosomal protein L36 — protein MKVRASVKKLCRNCKIIRREGVVRVICSAEPRHKQRQG, from the coding sequence ATGAAAGTTCGTGCATCGGTGAAAAAGCTGTGCCGTAACTGCAAGATTATTCGCCGCGAAGGTGTTGTTCGAGTAATTTGCAGTGCGGAACCACGTCACAAGCAGCGCCAAGGCTGA
- the rpsM gene encoding 30S ribosomal protein S13: MARIAGVNIPDNKHTVISLTYIYGVGRTTAQSICAQTGVNPAAKIKDLSDEQVESLRTEVAKYITEGDLRRDINMKIKRLMDLGCYRGLRHRRGLPVRGQRTKTNARTRKGPRKPIRK, encoded by the coding sequence ATGGCCCGTATTGCAGGCGTCAACATTCCAGATAACAAGCACACTGTTATCTCGCTGACCTACATCTATGGTGTTGGTCGCACTACTGCACAGAGCATCTGTGCACAGACTGGGGTCAACCCAGCCGCTAAGATCAAGGATCTGAGCGACGAGCAGGTTGAATCGCTGCGTACTGAAGTTGCGAAGTACATCACCGAAGGTGATCTGCGCCGTGACATCAACATGAAAATCAAGCGGTTGATGGACCTGGGTTGCTACCGCGGCCTGCGTCATCGTCGGGGTCTGCCAGTACGCGGTCAGCGTACCAAGACCAACGCGCGTACCCGTAAGGGCCCGCGTAAGCCGATCCGCAAGTAA
- the rpsK gene encoding 30S ribosomal protein S11, with translation MAKPAARPRKKVKKTVVDGIAHIHASFNNTIVTITDRQGNALSWATSGGSGFRGSRKSTPFAAQVAAERAGQAALEYGLKNLDVNVKGPGPGRESAVRALNGCGYKIASITDVTPIPHNGCRPPKKRRV, from the coding sequence ATGGCAAAACCTGCTGCTCGTCCTCGTAAAAAAGTCAAAAAGACAGTGGTTGATGGCATCGCCCACATCCACGCGTCTTTTAACAACACCATCGTGACCATCACCGATCGTCAAGGTAACGCTCTGTCCTGGGCTACCTCCGGCGGTTCGGGTTTCCGCGGTTCTCGCAAGTCCACCCCGTTCGCTGCTCAAGTAGCTGCTGAACGTGCTGGTCAAGCTGCGCTGGAATATGGTCTGAAGAACCTCGACGTTAACGTCAAGGGTCCAGGTCCAGGTCGTGAGTCCGCTGTTCGTGCTTTGAACGGTTGTGGCTATAAGATCGCCAGCATCACCGACGTGACGCCAATCCCGCATAACGGGTGCCGTCCGCCGAAGAAGCGCCGCGTGTAA
- the rpsD gene encoding 30S ribosomal protein S4, with the protein MARYIGPKCKLSRREGTDLFLKSGVRALESKCNIEAAPGIHGQRRGRQSDYGTQLREKQKVRRIYGVLERQFSGYYKEAASKKGATGENLLQLLECRLDNVVYRMGFGATRAESRQLVSHKAISINGKTVNIPSYQVRPGDVVAVREKSQNQLRIVQALELCAQRGRVEWVDVDAAKKSGVFKNVPARSDLSADINESLIVELYSK; encoded by the coding sequence ATGGCACGTTACATTGGTCCAAAATGCAAACTGTCTCGTCGTGAAGGCACCGATCTGTTCCTGAAGAGCGGCGTTCGCGCTCTGGAATCGAAGTGCAACATCGAAGCAGCCCCAGGTATCCACGGCCAGCGCCGTGGCCGTCAGTCCGACTACGGCACCCAGCTGCGTGAGAAACAAAAAGTACGTCGCATCTATGGCGTTCTCGAGCGTCAGTTCAGCGGTTACTACAAGGAAGCAGCCTCCAAGAAGGGTGCAACCGGCGAGAACCTGCTGCAGCTGCTCGAATGCCGTCTGGATAACGTCGTTTATCGTATGGGCTTTGGCGCTACTCGTGCCGAATCCCGTCAGCTGGTTTCGCACAAAGCGATCAGCATTAACGGCAAGACTGTAAATATTCCGTCCTACCAAGTTCGTCCGGGTGACGTGGTCGCGGTTCGCGAGAAGTCGCAGAACCAGCTGCGCATTGTTCAAGCCCTTGAACTGTGCGCCCAGCGTGGCCGCGTTGAGTGGGTAGATGTGGATGCTGCTAAGAAGTCGGGCGTTTTCAAGAACGTTCCTGCTCGCAGCGACCTGTCCGCCGACATCAACGAAAGCCTGATTGTCGAGCTCTACTCCAAGTAA
- a CDS encoding DNA-directed RNA polymerase subunit alpha: MQISVNEFLTPRHIDVQVVSPTRAKITLEPLERGFGHTLGNALRRILLSSMPGCAVVEAEIDGVLHEYSAIEGVQEDVIEILLNLKGLAIKLHGRDEVTLTLSKKGSGVVTAADIQLDHDVEIVNPDHVIANLASNGALNMKLTVARGRGYEPADSRQSDEDESRSIGRLQLDSSFSPVRRIAYVVENARVEQRTNLDKLVIDLETNGTLDPEEAIRRAATILQQQLAAFVDLKGEVEPLAVEQEDEIDPILLRPVDDLELTVRSANCLKAENIYYIGDLIQRTEVELLKTPNLGKKSLTEIKDVLASRGLSLGMRLDNWPPASLKKDDKATA, encoded by the coding sequence ATGCAGATTTCGGTAAATGAGTTCCTGACGCCCCGCCACATCGATGTGCAGGTCGTCAGTCCAACCCGCGCTAAAATCACGCTCGAGCCTCTCGAGCGTGGCTTTGGCCATACCCTGGGCAACGCGCTGCGCCGCATCTTGTTGTCCTCTATGCCTGGCTGTGCAGTGGTCGAGGCCGAGATTGACGGTGTGCTCCATGAGTACTCGGCAATCGAAGGTGTACAGGAAGATGTCATTGAAATCCTGTTGAACCTGAAAGGCCTGGCTATCAAACTGCACGGTCGTGACGAAGTTACGCTGACCTTGTCGAAGAAGGGTTCGGGGGTGGTTACCGCTGCCGATATTCAGCTGGATCATGATGTCGAGATCGTTAACCCCGATCACGTAATCGCTAACCTGGCGTCTAACGGCGCCCTGAACATGAAGCTCACCGTAGCTCGTGGTCGTGGTTATGAGCCGGCCGATTCGCGTCAGAGCGATGAAGACGAAAGCCGCAGCATTGGTCGCTTGCAGCTTGACTCTTCGTTCAGCCCGGTTCGCCGTATCGCATACGTGGTGGAAAACGCCCGTGTCGAGCAGCGTACCAACCTGGACAAGCTGGTTATTGATCTGGAAACCAACGGTACCCTGGATCCTGAAGAGGCTATCCGTCGTGCTGCAACCATCCTGCAACAGCAGCTGGCTGCGTTCGTCGACCTCAAAGGTGAAGTTGAGCCATTGGCTGTCGAACAGGAAGACGAGATCGATCCGATCCTGCTTCGTCCGGTTGACGATCTGGAATTGACCGTGCGTTCGGCCAACTGCCTTAAGGCGGAGAACATTTACTACATCGGCGATCTGATTCAGCGCACCGAAGTAGAACTGTTGAAGACTCCGAACCTGGGCAAGAAGTCCCTGACTGAAATCAAGGACGTTCTGGCCTCCCGTGGTCTGTCCCTCGGCATGCGCCTCGACAACTGGCCGCCTGCAAGTCTTAAGAAAGACGACAAGGCGACTGCCTGA
- the rplQ gene encoding 50S ribosomal protein L17: MRHRKSGRHLSRTSSHRKAMFQNMAVSLFEHELIKTTLPKAKELRRVAEPLITLAKEDSVANRRLAFDRTRSKEIVGKLFNDLGKRYATRQGGYLRILKCGFRAGDNAPMAYVELVDRPVGGSVEAAE; encoded by the coding sequence ATGCGTCATCGTAAAAGTGGACGTCACCTGAGCCGTACCAGCTCTCACCGCAAGGCTATGTTCCAGAACATGGCGGTGTCGCTGTTCGAGCACGAGCTGATCAAAACTACCCTGCCAAAAGCCAAGGAACTGCGCCGCGTTGCCGAGCCGCTGATCACCCTGGCCAAGGAAGACAGCGTAGCTAACCGTCGTCTGGCTTTCGACCGTACCCGTTCGAAAGAAATCGTCGGTAAGCTGTTCAACGATCTGGGCAAGCGCTATGCCACCCGTCAGGGCGGCTACCTGCGTATCCTCAAGTGCGGCTTCCGCGCTGGCGATAACGCACCAATGGCGTACGTCGAGCTGGTTGATCGTCCTGTCGGTGGCTCGGTAGAAGCTGCTGAGTAA
- a CDS encoding catalase, whose amino-acid sequence MSQTKILTTASGAPVADNQNSRSAGPRGPLLLDDFHLIEKLAHFNRENIPERRVHAKGSGAYGTFTVTRDITQYSCAKLFGNVGKQTETFLRFSTVGGERGSADTERDPRGFALKFYTEEGNWDIVGNNTPVFFIRDPLKFPDFIHTQKRLPQSNLKSAQMMWDFWSHSPEALHQVTILFSDRGIPDGYRHMHGFGSHTYSLINAEGQRTWVKWHFKTKQGIKNLAPADAARLAGTDPDYAQRDLFEAIERGDFPKWAVCIQVMSEEEADSRDENPFDVTKTWSQKDYPLIEIGELELNRNPLNYFAEVEQAAFGPSNMVPGVGLSPDRMLQGRVFAYADAHRYRVGTNHQQLPVNAPRSPVNSYQRDGAMAFGSNGGAAPNYEPNSYANAPKQAPQYAEPALTLNGVADRYDHREDTDYYSHAGALFRLMNAEQKALLISNIAGAMTGVSEDVVQRQLQQFFKADPAYGEGIAKALGINLA is encoded by the coding sequence ATGAGCCAGACCAAGATACTGACCACCGCCAGCGGTGCACCGGTCGCTGATAACCAGAATTCGCGTTCGGCAGGCCCGCGTGGCCCGTTGTTGCTGGATGACTTCCATTTGATCGAGAAGCTCGCGCACTTCAACCGCGAGAACATCCCAGAGCGCCGTGTGCACGCCAAGGGCTCGGGTGCCTATGGCACCTTCACGGTGACCCGCGATATCACCCAATACAGCTGCGCCAAGCTGTTCGGCAATGTCGGCAAGCAAACCGAGACCTTCCTGCGCTTCTCCACGGTGGGGGGCGAGCGTGGTTCTGCTGATACCGAACGCGATCCGCGTGGTTTCGCTTTGAAGTTCTACACCGAAGAAGGCAACTGGGACATTGTTGGTAACAACACTCCGGTGTTTTTCATCCGTGACCCGCTCAAATTCCCGGACTTTATCCACACTCAGAAGCGTCTGCCGCAAAGCAACCTGAAAAGCGCGCAAATGATGTGGGACTTCTGGTCGCATTCGCCTGAAGCGCTGCACCAGGTCACCATCCTGTTCTCTGATCGCGGTATTCCTGACGGTTACCGTCACATGCACGGCTTTGGCAGCCACACGTACAGCCTGATCAACGCCGAAGGTCAACGTACCTGGGTCAAGTGGCACTTCAAGACCAAGCAGGGCATCAAGAACCTGGCGCCGGCTGACGCCGCTCGCCTGGCCGGTACTGACCCTGACTACGCTCAACGTGACCTGTTCGAGGCTATTGAGCGCGGCGACTTCCCGAAATGGGCTGTATGCATTCAGGTGATGAGCGAAGAAGAGGCTGATAGCCGCGATGAAAACCCGTTCGACGTGACCAAGACTTGGTCGCAGAAGGACTACCCGCTGATTGAAATCGGTGAGTTGGAGCTGAACCGTAATCCGCTCAACTACTTTGCCGAAGTCGAACAGGCTGCTTTTGGACCGAGCAACATGGTCCCTGGGGTGGGGTTGTCGCCTGACCGCATGCTTCAGGGCCGCGTATTCGCCTATGCAGACGCTCATCGCTACCGCGTTGGTACCAACCATCAGCAATTGCCGGTTAACGCCCCACGCAGCCCGGTGAACAGCTACCAGCGTGACGGCGCCATGGCGTTTGGCAGCAATGGCGGTGCAGCACCGAACTACGAGCCGAACAGTTATGCCAATGCGCCTAAACAGGCGCCGCAATACGCTGAACCGGCCTTGACCCTAAATGGCGTGGCTGATCGCTACGATCACCGTGAAGATACTGACTACTACAGTCACGCTGGCGCGCTGTTCCGCTTGATGAACGCTGAGCAGAAAGCGCTGCTGATCAGTAACATTGCCGGCGCCATGACTGGCGTTTCCGAGGATGTGGTTCAGCGACAGTTACAGCAGTTCTTCAAGGCCGATCCGGCCTATGGAGAAGGAATTGCCAAGGCGTTGGGCATAAATCTCGCTTAA
- the bfr gene encoding bacterioferritin has protein sequence MQGHPDVIDYLNTLLTGELAARDQYFIHSRMYEDWGLSKLYERINHEMEEETQHADALMRRILMLEGTPRMRPDDLDVGATVPEMIAADLRLEYKVRAALCKGIELCELHKDYISRDILRVQLADTEEDHTYWLEKQQGLIKAIGLENYLQSQM, from the coding sequence ATGCAAGGTCACCCGGACGTAATCGATTATCTCAACACGTTGCTGACGGGCGAACTGGCGGCACGTGACCAATATTTCATCCACTCACGGATGTACGAAGACTGGGGCTTGAGCAAGCTCTACGAGCGTATCAACCACGAGATGGAAGAAGAGACCCAGCACGCCGATGCCCTGATGCGTCGTATCCTCATGCTTGAAGGTACGCCACGTATGCGCCCGGACGATCTTGATGTGGGCGCGACGGTCCCTGAAATGATCGCTGCCGACCTGCGTCTGGAGTACAAAGTGCGTGCCGCATTGTGCAAAGGCATCGAGCTGTGCGAATTGCACAAAGACTACATCAGCCGCGATATCCTGCGTGTGCAACTGGCTGACACCGAAGAAGATCACACCTACTGGCTGGAGAAGCAGCAGGGCCTGATCAAAGCCATCGGTTTGGAGAATTACCTGCAATCGCAGATGTAA